Proteins encoded by one window of Deinococcus sp. KSM4-11:
- a CDS encoding ABC transporter permease, whose translation MRAATPTRRRPPRWPLLLLIPPLLWLGVLYLGSLLGLLSYGLRAVDDFTGQVLPGFTLASFRALFVPSNVDIIVRTVVMAAAVTACCALIAFPIALLIARSRGPRKATLLLLVTLPLWASYLVRVYAWRLILAQEGVIRYAADRLGLGNVLDAILALPVIGGTSLANSSLGMFLVFVYVWLPYMILPLQAALERVPASLLQASADLGARPTQTFRRVLFPLALPGLAAGSIFTFSLTLGDYIIPSVVGAPGFFIGQMVYTQQGAANNLPLAAAFSVVPILIVTAYLALARRLGAFDAL comes from the coding sequence GTGAGGGCCGCTACACCCACCCGCCGCAGGCCGCCGCGCTGGCCGCTGCTGCTGCTGATCCCGCCGCTGCTATGGCTGGGCGTGCTGTACCTCGGGTCGCTGCTCGGCCTGCTCAGCTACGGCCTGCGCGCGGTGGACGACTTCACCGGGCAGGTGCTCCCCGGCTTCACGCTCGCGTCGTTCCGGGCGCTGTTCGTGCCCAGCAACGTGGACATCATCGTGCGGACCGTCGTCATGGCCGCCGCCGTGACCGCCTGTTGCGCGCTGATCGCCTTTCCCATTGCCCTGCTGATCGCCCGCTCGCGCGGGCCGCGCAAGGCCACGCTGCTGCTGCTGGTCACGCTGCCGCTGTGGGCCAGTTACCTCGTGCGCGTGTACGCGTGGCGACTGATCCTCGCGCAGGAGGGGGTCATCCGCTATGCCGCAGACCGTCTCGGCCTCGGGAACGTGCTGGACGCCATTCTCGCCCTGCCTGTGATCGGCGGCACCAGCCTGGCGAACTCCTCGCTGGGCATGTTCCTGGTGTTCGTGTACGTGTGGCTGCCGTACATGATCCTTCCCCTTCAGGCCGCGCTGGAACGGGTGCCCGCCAGCCTCCTGCAGGCCAGCGCCGACCTGGGCGCGCGCCCCACGCAGACCTTCCGGCGTGTGCTGTTCCCGCTGGCCCTCCCGGGCCTTGCGGCGGGGAGCATCTTCACGTTCAGCCTCACGCTGGGCGACTACATCATCCCCAGCGTGGTCGGCGCACCTGGGTTCTTCATCGGGCAGATGGTCTACACGCAGCAGGGCGCGGCCAACAACTTGCCGCTGGCCGCGGCGTTCAGCGTCGTGCCCATCCTGATCGTCACCGCGTACCTCGCCCTGGCCCGGCGACTGGGGGCCTTCGATGCGCTGTGA
- a CDS encoding ABC transporter ATP-binding protein, with protein sequence MTGDMDMLDGTAGQAVRSDTMTRPPAAELRGVSMSYGGNVVVRGVNLSVQPGEFYSLLGPSGSGKTTCLRLIAGFEAPESGSVHLFGTDATRLAAYDRPVNTVFQDYALFPHMTVGQNVGYPLTVRGRPRAETQRRAEELLDLVHLPGFAGRRVSQLSGGQRQRVALARALAHAPKLLLLDEPLGALDLKLREAMQSELRTLHAQLGLTCLYVTHDQGEALSLSDRVAVFRDGQVVQEGTPHDLYEHPRTAFVADFVGGANVLPRNLLGAAATGTAAQYALRPERLHLAPPGTSGPGLGGRVQGSGYLGAFTKLEVLLDGGRTVTAHLPPLAHPPRPGDPAQLTFDPADLRPLEPEGAR encoded by the coding sequence ATGACGGGTGACATGGACATGCTGGACGGAACAGCCGGGCAGGCCGTGCGGTCGGACACGATGACCCGGCCTCCGGCGGCCGAACTGCGCGGCGTGAGCATGTCGTACGGCGGGAATGTCGTCGTGCGCGGCGTGAACCTGAGCGTGCAGCCCGGCGAGTTCTACTCGCTGCTGGGGCCATCTGGGAGCGGCAAGACCACCTGCCTGAGGCTCATCGCGGGCTTCGAGGCGCCGGAGTCCGGCAGCGTGCACCTGTTCGGCACCGACGCCACCCGGCTGGCCGCGTACGACCGCCCGGTGAACACGGTCTTTCAGGATTACGCGCTGTTCCCGCACATGACCGTGGGGCAGAACGTCGGGTACCCGCTGACCGTCCGGGGGCGCCCCCGCGCCGAGACGCAGCGCCGGGCCGAGGAACTGCTTGACCTCGTGCACCTGCCGGGCTTCGCGGGGCGGCGGGTCTCGCAGCTGTCGGGCGGGCAGCGGCAACGCGTGGCGCTGGCCCGCGCGCTGGCCCACGCGCCGAAACTGCTGCTGCTCGACGAACCGCTGGGCGCGCTGGATCTGAAGCTGCGCGAGGCGATGCAGAGCGAACTGCGCACCCTGCACGCGCAGCTGGGCCTGACCTGCCTGTATGTCACGCATGACCAGGGCGAGGCGCTGAGCCTCAGCGACCGCGTGGCCGTGTTCCGCGACGGCCAGGTCGTGCAGGAGGGCACGCCCCACGACCTGTACGAACACCCGCGCACCGCCTTTGTCGCCGATTTCGTGGGCGGCGCGAACGTTCTTCCCCGGAATCTCCTGGGAGCCGCCGCGACCGGAACCGCCGCCCAGTACGCCCTGCGGCCCGAGCGCCTGCACCTCGCTCCTCCGGGCACGTCCGGCCCGGGGCTGGGCGGGCGCGTGCAGGGCAGCGGCTATCTGGGCGCCTTCACGAAGCTGGAGGTGCTGCTGGACGGCGGGCGAACCGTCACCGCGCATCTTCCGCCGCTCGCCCACCCGCCCCGGCCCGGTGATCCTGCCCAGCTGACCTTCGATCCCGCCGATCTCCGCCCGCTGGAGCCGGAAGGAGCCCGGTGA